One Burkholderia thailandensis E264 genomic window carries:
- a CDS encoding DUF6632 domain-containing protein: MRSTSPQRHDRPQTSPWLSLITRLLGVSFVLFFSTLIVTILLGIDHQIAGNPIGLLALRLVRWGGVHGGGEHYELMISAVYVVWGVFLWEAANEPFEHKLFLDFTVAANAAHFGLMFVQGLVMPGERIHLVGDVALGWFVLVLFAATWIPARSKAAKQHAEGVGR; this comes from the coding sequence ATGCGTTCGACTTCGCCTCAGCGGCACGACCGGCCGCAAACCTCCCCTTGGCTGTCACTGATCACCCGCCTGCTCGGCGTGAGCTTCGTGCTGTTCTTCAGCACGTTGATCGTCACGATCCTGCTCGGCATCGATCATCAGATCGCGGGGAACCCCATCGGCCTGCTGGCGCTTCGTCTCGTGCGCTGGGGCGGCGTGCACGGCGGCGGCGAGCACTACGAACTGATGATCTCGGCCGTCTATGTCGTCTGGGGCGTCTTTCTGTGGGAAGCGGCCAACGAACCGTTCGAGCACAAGCTGTTTCTCGACTTCACCGTCGCCGCGAACGCCGCCCACTTCGGACTGATGTTCGTGCAGGGCCTGGTGATGCCGGGCGAACGCATCCACCTGGTCGGCGACGTCGCGCTCGGCTGGTTCGTGCTCGTGCTATTCGCCGCGACATGGATTCCCGCGCGAAGCAAGGCGGCGAAGCAGCATGCGGAGGGTGTCGGCCGTTGA
- a CDS encoding H-NS histone family protein, translated as MATYKELLAQLDDLKQQAKTARAVELPDVIVELRKKIVEYGLTQKDLFPPRLGRPKKVDALPRPRYRDPDTGATWTGRGRAPAWIAGQDRERFLID; from the coding sequence ATGGCAACATACAAGGAATTGCTTGCCCAATTGGATGATTTGAAGCAGCAGGCGAAGACTGCGCGCGCGGTCGAGTTGCCCGACGTGATCGTCGAGCTGCGCAAGAAGATCGTCGAGTACGGTCTCACGCAAAAAGACCTGTTCCCGCCTCGTCTCGGCCGGCCGAAGAAGGTCGACGCGCTGCCGAGGCCGCGCTATCGCGATCCGGACACGGGGGCGACATGGACGGGGCGCGGCCGCGCACCCGCATGGATCGCCGGGCAGGACCGCGAGCGGTTCCTGATCGATTAG
- a CDS encoding helix-turn-helix domain-containing protein, producing MLPSIHHPRYVVLRTHLRALRRAAGLTQTQLAERLSIDQSYLSKIERGERYVDILLYLDWCRHCGVEPNHAVSELIDAGV from the coding sequence ATGCTCCCTTCTATTCATCACCCTCGTTATGTCGTGCTGCGCACGCATTTGCGCGCGCTGAGAAGAGCGGCCGGCCTCACTCAGACGCAATTGGCCGAGCGCCTGAGCATCGACCAGTCCTACCTCTCCAAGATCGAGCGCGGAGAACGCTATGTCGATATTCTCCTTTATCTCGATTGGTGTCGTCATTGCGGCGTCGAGCCAAACCACGCCGTATCGGAATTAATCGACGCAGGCGTTTGA
- a CDS encoding amino acid permease translates to MALGATIGVGLFLGSATAIRAAGPAILLTYMLGGIAIFLIMRALGEMAIDNPVAGAFSRYARDYIGPLAGYLTGWTYWFMWIVTCMAEITAVGVYMHMWFPDVPNWIWTFAALIVMGAVNFIAVKLYGEFEFWFALIKIVTIVLMIAGGALMIVAGVGNGGVPTGVSNLWAHGGFLPNGLAGVVDALPIVMFAYLGVEMLGLTAGEARNPEKSLAKAVNSVFWRVVIFYVGALFVIMSIYPWSQIGTQGSPFVMTFSRLGIPAAAGIINFVVLTAALSSCNSGIFSTARMLFNLAEQGQAPERLASVNRRGVPVHGVLISVALLFVGVALNYYAPQKVFVWLTSVSTFGAIWTWCVILIAQLRFRRRVSAERLARLPLRVPLYPMSSFVALAFLAFVVVLMAFSPDTRVALVIGPLWIAALTVYYHLSQAGRRAPLGAPTDG, encoded by the coding sequence ATGGCGCTCGGCGCGACGATCGGCGTCGGCCTCTTTCTCGGCTCCGCCACCGCGATTCGCGCGGCCGGCCCGGCGATCCTGCTCACCTACATGCTCGGCGGCATCGCGATCTTCCTGATCATGCGCGCGCTCGGCGAGATGGCGATCGACAATCCGGTCGCGGGCGCGTTCAGCCGCTACGCGCGCGACTACATCGGGCCGCTCGCCGGCTATCTGACGGGCTGGACCTACTGGTTCATGTGGATCGTCACGTGCATGGCCGAAATCACCGCGGTCGGCGTCTACATGCACATGTGGTTTCCCGACGTGCCGAACTGGATCTGGACGTTCGCCGCGCTGATCGTGATGGGCGCGGTGAATTTCATCGCGGTCAAGCTGTACGGCGAATTCGAATTCTGGTTCGCGTTGATCAAGATCGTGACCATCGTGCTGATGATCGCGGGCGGCGCGCTGATGATCGTCGCGGGCGTCGGCAACGGCGGCGTGCCGACCGGCGTGTCGAACCTGTGGGCGCACGGCGGGTTTCTGCCGAACGGACTCGCGGGCGTCGTCGATGCGTTGCCGATCGTGATGTTCGCGTATCTCGGCGTCGAAATGCTCGGGCTGACGGCGGGCGAGGCGCGCAATCCGGAAAAATCGCTCGCGAAAGCGGTGAATTCGGTGTTCTGGCGCGTCGTGATCTTCTACGTCGGCGCGCTGTTCGTGATCATGTCGATCTACCCGTGGAGCCAGATCGGCACGCAGGGCAGCCCGTTCGTGATGACGTTCTCGCGGCTCGGTATCCCGGCCGCCGCCGGCATCATCAACTTCGTCGTGCTGACGGCCGCGCTGTCGTCGTGCAATAGCGGCATCTTCAGCACCGCGCGGATGCTGTTCAATCTCGCCGAGCAAGGGCAGGCGCCCGAGCGGCTCGCGTCGGTGAACCGGCGCGGCGTGCCGGTGCACGGCGTGCTGATCTCGGTGGCGCTGCTGTTCGTCGGCGTGGCGCTGAATTACTATGCGCCGCAGAAGGTATTCGTGTGGCTCACGTCGGTATCGACGTTCGGCGCGATCTGGACGTGGTGCGTGATCCTCATCGCGCAACTGCGCTTTCGGCGCCGCGTATCGGCCGAGCGTCTCGCGCGGCTGCCGCTGCGCGTGCCGCTCTATCCGATGTCGTCGTTCGTCGCGCTCGCGTTCCTCGCGTTCGTCGTCGTGCTGATGGCGTTTTCGCCCGACACGCGCGTCGCGCTCGTGATCGGGCCGCTTTGGATTGCCGCGCTGACCGTGTACTACCACCTGAGCCAGGCGGGCCGGCGCGCGCCGCTGGGCGCGCCGACGGACGGCTGA
- a CDS encoding SDR family NAD(P)-dependent oxidoreductase: MTVDTVSSSSIPLAWIAGVGASAGLGAAVGRRFARAGYGVVLTGRTHERVAAAADEIRAQGGVAYVASGDIASEADVERLAIEVRTLGTLRAAVFNAGNAVRAPTLELSVAQFESAWRTNVIGGFLFAKAALEQLLDAGDGAPGDETPRSLLFTGATASLRGRPPFAAFASAKAGLRSLAQTLAREFGPRGIHVAHAVIDGGIDGERLRGAAPERAAQAGAAGLLSPDAIADSYWQLHVQHRSAWTQELDLRPCDEAF; this comes from the coding sequence ATGACGGTCGATACGGTTTCATCCAGTTCCATTCCGCTCGCTTGGATCGCGGGCGTCGGCGCGAGCGCCGGGCTCGGCGCGGCCGTCGGCCGGCGCTTCGCGCGCGCCGGCTACGGCGTCGTGCTGACCGGGCGCACGCACGAGCGCGTCGCCGCGGCCGCCGACGAGATTCGCGCGCAGGGCGGCGTCGCATACGTCGCGAGCGGCGACATCGCGAGCGAAGCCGACGTCGAGCGCCTCGCGATCGAGGTGCGCACGCTCGGCACGCTGCGCGCCGCGGTGTTCAACGCGGGCAACGCGGTTCGCGCGCCGACGCTCGAGCTGAGCGTCGCGCAGTTCGAGAGCGCGTGGCGCACGAACGTGATCGGCGGCTTCCTGTTCGCGAAGGCGGCGCTCGAGCAACTGCTCGACGCGGGCGATGGCGCGCCGGGCGACGAAACGCCCCGCAGCCTGCTGTTCACGGGCGCGACCGCGTCGCTGCGCGGCCGCCCGCCGTTCGCCGCGTTCGCATCGGCGAAGGCGGGCCTGCGCTCGCTCGCGCAGACGCTCGCGCGCGAGTTCGGCCCGCGCGGCATTCACGTCGCGCACGCGGTGATCGACGGCGGCATCGACGGCGAGCGGCTGCGTGGCGCGGCGCCCGAGCGCGCCGCGCAGGCGGGCGCCGCCGGGCTGCTGTCGCCCGACGCGATCGCCGACAGCTACTGGCAACTGCATGTGCAGCACCGCAGTGCATGGACACAGGAGCTCGATCTGCGCCCATGCGACGAAGCGTTCTGA
- a CDS encoding MFS transporter — protein MPARSASSRRPPIPRTVWALGFVSLCMDVSSELIHALLPIYLVTTMGMSVAALGVLEGAAEATAMIVKIFSGALSDWLGRRKALLLLGYGLAALTKPLFPLAAGPAMVAAARLLDRVGKGIRGAPRDALVADVAPPEIRGACFGLRQSMDTVGAFAGPLLAIALMLAFADHIRAVLWFAVVPAFIAVALILFGVDEPASAPAAARAFRSPLHWRALRAFSGRYWFVVLIGTAFTLARFSEAFLVLRAQQAGLDVAWIPAVMVVMSVAYAASAYPVGIVSDTFGARAPLAAGMLLLIAADLLLGASASPAALFAGVAVWGLHMGFTQGMLAALVAETAPTELRGTAFGVFNLMGGIAMLAASALAGWLWEHHGAPTTFFTGAALAAVALAMCGFVRRRAPRSA, from the coding sequence ATGCCCGCGCGTTCCGCTTCTTCCCGTCGTCCGCCGATTCCGCGCACCGTGTGGGCGCTCGGCTTCGTCAGCCTGTGCATGGACGTATCGTCCGAGCTGATCCATGCGCTGCTGCCGATCTATCTCGTGACGACGATGGGCATGAGCGTCGCGGCGCTCGGCGTGCTCGAAGGCGCGGCCGAGGCGACCGCGATGATCGTCAAGATATTCTCCGGCGCGTTGAGCGACTGGCTCGGCCGGCGCAAGGCGCTGCTGCTGCTCGGCTACGGGCTCGCCGCGCTGACGAAGCCGCTTTTTCCGCTCGCGGCCGGGCCGGCGATGGTCGCCGCCGCGCGGCTGCTCGACCGGGTCGGCAAGGGTATCCGCGGTGCGCCGCGCGATGCGCTCGTCGCGGATGTCGCGCCGCCCGAGATCCGGGGCGCGTGTTTCGGGCTGCGCCAGTCGATGGATACCGTCGGCGCGTTCGCGGGGCCGCTGCTCGCGATCGCGCTGATGCTCGCGTTCGCCGATCACATCCGCGCGGTGCTGTGGTTCGCGGTCGTGCCGGCGTTCATCGCGGTCGCGCTGATCCTGTTCGGCGTCGACGAGCCCGCATCCGCGCCCGCCGCCGCGCGGGCGTTCCGCTCGCCGCTGCACTGGCGCGCGCTGCGCGCGTTTTCCGGACGCTACTGGTTCGTCGTGCTGATCGGCACCGCGTTCACGCTCGCGCGCTTTAGCGAGGCGTTTCTCGTGCTGCGCGCGCAGCAGGCGGGGCTCGACGTCGCGTGGATTCCGGCCGTGATGGTCGTGATGAGCGTCGCGTATGCGGCGTCCGCGTATCCGGTTGGCATCGTGTCCGACACGTTCGGCGCGCGCGCGCCGCTCGCGGCCGGCATGTTGCTGCTGATCGCGGCCGATCTGCTGCTGGGCGCGAGCGCGTCGCCGGCGGCGCTGTTCGCGGGCGTCGCCGTGTGGGGGCTGCACATGGGCTTCACGCAGGGGATGCTGGCCGCGCTCGTCGCGGAAACCGCGCCGACGGAACTGCGCGGCACCGCGTTCGGCGTGTTCAATCTCATGGGCGGAATCGCGATGCTCGCGGCGAGCGCGCTCGCCGGCTGGCTATGGGAGCACCATGGCGCGCCGACGACGTTCTTCACCGGCGCGGCACTCGCCGCCGTCGCGCTCGCGATGTGCGGATTCGTTCGACGCCGGGCGCCGCGCTCGGCATAA
- a CDS encoding VTT domain-containing protein: MWHFPQAVPASLGPWAVFASVLVTQLGMPVPAVPMLIVGGTMAAMGQASYASMLVAAVAATVLADSMWFFAGRARGRRLLNALVRFSLSLDTTLRVARKVFEKHGAPLLVLAKFLPGLGLVSAPLLGTTAVAVWVFLFWDVAGASLWASVWLFGGAALHDEIVRLMQWVSASGGTLFDAFAAIFVTFLLYRWAMRMRFRRWLAKIRISPQQLDAMLKSAAPPVVFDARPRAVREKEAYRIAGAYPLDLDSPDPLHPDLTTRPIVVYCVCPNEATAKRIVSQLHRKRIRHALALKGGLDAWEKQGYPVEPLPADFDAARYVAPPLAEPAEPAELDAGGYPMRAGLTD, from the coding sequence GTGTGGCATTTTCCCCAGGCTGTTCCCGCGTCGCTCGGTCCGTGGGCCGTGTTTGCCAGCGTGCTCGTCACGCAGCTCGGCATGCCCGTGCCCGCCGTGCCGATGCTGATCGTCGGCGGCACGATGGCGGCGATGGGGCAGGCGTCCTATGCGAGCATGCTCGTCGCGGCCGTCGCCGCGACGGTGCTGGCCGATTCGATGTGGTTCTTCGCCGGCCGTGCGCGCGGCCGGAGGCTCCTCAACGCGCTCGTGCGCTTCTCGCTGTCGCTCGACACGACGCTGCGCGTCGCGCGCAAGGTGTTCGAGAAGCACGGCGCGCCGCTTCTCGTGCTCGCGAAGTTCCTGCCGGGCCTGGGGCTCGTGTCGGCGCCGCTGCTCGGCACGACGGCCGTCGCCGTGTGGGTGTTCCTGTTCTGGGACGTTGCGGGCGCGTCGCTGTGGGCGAGCGTGTGGCTGTTCGGCGGCGCGGCGCTGCACGACGAGATCGTGCGGCTGATGCAGTGGGTGAGCGCGAGCGGCGGCACGCTGTTCGACGCGTTCGCCGCGATCTTCGTCACGTTCTTGCTCTACCGCTGGGCGATGCGCATGCGCTTTCGCCGCTGGCTCGCGAAGATCCGCATCAGCCCGCAGCAGCTCGACGCGATGCTGAAGTCGGCCGCGCCGCCCGTCGTGTTCGACGCGCGGCCGCGCGCGGTGCGCGAGAAGGAGGCGTACCGGATCGCGGGCGCGTATCCGCTCGATCTCGATTCGCCGGATCCGCTGCATCCCGATCTGACGACGCGCCCGATCGTCGTCTATTGCGTGTGCCCGAACGAAGCCACCGCGAAGCGCATCGTGAGCCAGCTTCATCGCAAGCGCATCCGCCACGCGCTCGCGCTGAAGGGCGGCCTCGACGCGTGGGAGAAGCAGGGTTATCCGGTCGAGCCGCTGCCCGCTGACTTCGACGCCGCGCGCTACGTCGCGCCGCCGCTCGCCGAGCCCGCCGAGCCCGCCGAGCTAGACGCCGGCGGCTATCCGATGCGAGCCGGTTTGACCGACTAG
- a CDS encoding zinc-dependent alcohol dehydrogenase family protein: MKALVYHGPGRKSLDERPMPELAAPTDVIVRVTRTTICGTDLHILKGDVPSCEPGRIIGHEGVGVVHRAGAAVSTLKEGDRVLISCISSCGQCEYCRRGMYSHCTTGGWILGNRIDGTQAEYVRIPHAQTSLYRIAPGADEEALVMLSDILPTGFECGVLNGRVQPGGTVAIVGAGPIGLAALLTAQFYSPAQIVMIDPDPNRLAVAQRFGATACIDNGQVDAVAEVKALTGGGVDCAIEAVGIPASFELCQQIIAPGGVIANVGVHGVKADLHLETLWDRNITITTRLVDTSSTPMLLKTVGAGRLDPRRLITHRFPLADIEQAYETFGHAANTRALKVIVEVSDISE; encoded by the coding sequence ATGAAAGCGCTGGTGTATCACGGGCCTGGCCGCAAGTCGCTGGACGAGCGCCCGATGCCCGAGCTGGCCGCGCCGACGGACGTGATCGTGCGCGTCACGCGCACGACGATCTGCGGCACCGACCTGCATATCCTGAAAGGCGACGTGCCGAGCTGCGAGCCCGGGCGCATCATCGGCCACGAGGGCGTCGGCGTCGTGCATCGCGCGGGCGCCGCGGTGAGCACGCTGAAGGAGGGCGACCGCGTGCTGATCTCGTGCATCTCGTCGTGCGGGCAATGCGAATACTGCCGGCGCGGGATGTATTCGCACTGCACGACGGGCGGCTGGATTCTCGGCAACCGGATCGACGGCACGCAGGCCGAATACGTGCGAATCCCGCACGCGCAGACGAGTCTGTACCGGATTGCGCCCGGCGCCGACGAGGAGGCGCTCGTGATGCTGTCCGACATCCTGCCGACGGGCTTCGAGTGCGGCGTGCTCAACGGCCGCGTGCAGCCGGGCGGCACGGTCGCGATCGTCGGCGCGGGGCCGATCGGGCTCGCGGCGCTCTTGACGGCGCAGTTCTACTCGCCCGCGCAGATCGTGATGATCGATCCGGATCCGAACCGGCTCGCCGTCGCGCAGCGCTTCGGCGCGACAGCGTGCATCGACAACGGCCAGGTCGACGCGGTGGCCGAGGTGAAGGCGCTCACGGGCGGCGGCGTGGACTGCGCGATCGAAGCGGTCGGCATTCCCGCGTCGTTCGAGCTGTGCCAGCAGATCATCGCGCCGGGCGGCGTGATCGCGAACGTCGGCGTGCACGGCGTGAAGGCGGACCTGCATCTCGAGACGCTGTGGGACCGCAACATCACGATCACGACCCGGCTCGTCGATACGTCGAGCACGCCGATGCTGCTGAAGACCGTCGGCGCGGGGCGGCTCGATCCGAGGCGGCTGATCACGCACCGTTTTCCGCTCGCCGACATCGAGCAGGCGTACGAGACGTTCGGCCATGCGGCGAACACGCGTGCGCTGAAGGTCATCGTCGAAGTGTCCGACATCTCCGAATAG
- a CDS encoding universal stress protein — MSYKSILVHLDTSDRARARLETALTLARQFGAYLSAIFAIYTPEPTSFYVMAGTADYFADQEKRRGEKRAALERLFHAELKRANVDGQWIVADARANEAVPHYARYADLVIAGQTDPDDPETYVDDSFPDTLVLSAGRPVLLLPYAGMPSAIGTRVLVAWDGSREATRAVHDAAPFLALATKTTIVTVNGAAQEPPGARIPGADIALTLARHHANIDVRDLERSRDASIGDVLLSHAYESGTDLLVMGAYGHARWRELILGGVTRTIFASMTVPVLMSH, encoded by the coding sequence ATGAGCTACAAGAGCATCCTGGTCCACCTCGACACGAGCGATCGCGCGCGCGCGCGGCTCGAAACCGCGCTGACGCTCGCGCGCCAGTTCGGCGCGTACCTGAGCGCGATCTTCGCGATCTACACGCCCGAGCCGACGTCGTTCTATGTGATGGCGGGCACCGCCGACTACTTCGCCGACCAGGAGAAGCGGCGCGGCGAGAAGCGCGCGGCGCTCGAGCGCCTGTTCCATGCGGAACTCAAGCGCGCGAACGTCGACGGCCAGTGGATCGTCGCCGACGCGCGCGCGAACGAAGCGGTGCCGCATTACGCACGCTACGCGGACCTCGTGATCGCGGGCCAGACCGATCCGGACGACCCGGAAACCTACGTCGACGACAGCTTCCCCGACACGCTCGTGCTATCGGCAGGCCGCCCGGTGCTGCTGTTGCCGTACGCGGGCATGCCGTCGGCGATCGGCACGCGCGTGCTCGTCGCGTGGGACGGCAGCCGCGAGGCGACGCGCGCCGTCCACGACGCGGCGCCGTTCCTCGCGCTCGCGACGAAGACGACGATCGTCACCGTCAACGGCGCCGCGCAGGAGCCGCCCGGCGCGCGGATTCCGGGCGCCGACATCGCGCTCACGCTCGCGCGGCATCACGCGAACATCGACGTGCGCGACCTCGAACGCTCGCGCGACGCGTCGATCGGCGACGTGCTGCTGTCTCACGCATACGAATCGGGCACCGACCTGCTCGTGATGGGCGCGTACGGCCATGCGCGCTGGCGGGAACTGATCCTCGGCGGCGTGACGCGCACGATCTTCGCGTCGATGACGGTGCCGGTCCTGATGTCGCACTGA
- a CDS encoding universal stress protein, whose protein sequence is MYSIILVALDGSETASHALDAALQLAVDTGARLVPVYVVDMPVFAFDTPGYDPSILIDAFREEGRRVLDDAQARMTRRGVAGAPRLVEVEPPGEDIAERLERAAREIGASLIVMGTHGRRGVRRLMLGSVAERLLRHARCPVLMIPARSAPAADANATHPTETA, encoded by the coding sequence ATGTATTCGATCATTCTTGTCGCGCTCGACGGCAGCGAAACTGCGTCGCATGCGCTCGACGCGGCGCTGCAACTCGCCGTCGATACGGGCGCGCGGCTCGTGCCCGTCTATGTCGTCGACATGCCGGTGTTCGCGTTCGACACGCCGGGCTACGACCCGTCGATCCTCATCGACGCGTTTCGCGAGGAAGGCCGGCGCGTGCTCGACGACGCGCAAGCCCGGATGACGCGGCGCGGCGTGGCCGGCGCGCCGCGGCTCGTCGAGGTCGAGCCGCCGGGCGAGGACATCGCCGAGCGCCTCGAGCGCGCGGCGCGCGAGATCGGCGCGAGTCTGATCGTGATGGGCACGCACGGCCGGCGCGGCGTTCGCCGGCTGATGCTCGGCAGCGTCGCCGAACGGCTGCTGCGGCACGCCCGCTGCCCGGTGCTGATGATTCCGGCACGCAGCGCGCCGGCCGCCGACGCGAACGCCACTCATCCGACGGAGACTGCGTGA